One Lytechinus variegatus isolate NC3 chromosome 11, Lvar_3.0, whole genome shotgun sequence DNA segment encodes these proteins:
- the LOC121423606 gene encoding ubiquitin-protein ligase E3C-like — MFSFEGEFRRKPVVSMRGASKKEMTSSLLQRNQEERRKREAVRNRLRSAIKIQSFVRGAICRRKLMRAYRAKWEDMVKSVQQDHIESQTLDALLRLLIRFYNEREDVQRLTWLCQTLLKHREKSISLLKLQHQTWLYQTMHILRLCCRLLEAPSSIPITMPLRMLEVFTDVTTYTKNGIALDDAIKTVAALQMYLVQNGYYKNLRRFINERLPPGIDVSHPPPIAQTSLDLTLRPLKVTGQYPAYKGQRNIALCSLCQELLCRQSTDQISEFLIPALAQREGGIPPEQLLEALLPSLTNNTDEHNAQLGVEPSPWLLYAVMTIVGPYVDQFPSDLVIRYLLLLKILLPTLPSAERLHHMLAADEDSDMEEDDVRDVVEFGSASTISEIREQCVRQVNSQAHVQCLIATTTQGNVPALTALCTLCHSLMVDHKLHVPRTRLLYSLAINKSFLRHLWITLRNVSSVSVTGSRIPLLQTISRGIDLPSTDINRIIPLLSVFCSLFGHLLMSLHDSEFYGDDADTNRNSLMPFSRDELVQMSMALRNTCLGMVELAYPETTPSVTSDYSLAMASIGVRQRVDPKKAEKVMATWLHVFKVTTQLIKQLHSRDIRRSFCPLNHWLAPNVHVLTERSRGVRGHGGRMYRPRRLQLLAQPNPEDEEGPPPSTHMARRLVILAEMPFVIPFEERVQVFRDWVLADKQDSQGEFAGFLPGKAIDIIIRRNYIYEDAYDRLRPENEPDFRKKLRVTLKNAQGLDEAGIDGGGVTREFLTQLMMTAFDPNRGFFKTTTDELLYPSPQSPMLMEDFTKHYYFIGRVLGKVLYENLLVEIPFASFFLSKILSRHTNVDIHHLASLDPVMYKNLLFLKDYRGDVCDLGLTFTVMDNDFGEAQVHDLKPGGSEIPVTASNRIEYIHLMADFRLNKQIRPQILAFRQGLSDVIDLEWLRMFNHQELQVLISGASMPVDVDDLRQHTNYSGGYKDDSPVIKNFWRVVEGFTNPQRRHLLKFVTSCSRPPLLGFKELYPAFCIHHGGSELDRLPTASTCMNLLKLPEFGNEETLREKLLYAIESGAGFELS; from the exons ATGTTTAGCTTCGAAGGGGAGTTTAGGAGGAAGCCAGTGGTTTCAATGAGAGGAGCAAGTAAAAAG gAAATGACATCATCACTGCTGCAGAGAAACCAAGAGGAAAGACGAAAGAGAGAG gCGGTTAGGAATCGACTAAGAAGTGCCATCAAAATACAGTCCTTTGTGCGGGGCGCCATCTGTAGACGGAAGCTGATGCGAGCCTACAGAGCGAAATGGGAAGACATGGTGAAGTCTGTCCAGCAAGACCATATTGAAAGCCAGACTCTTGATGCACTTCTCAGGCTTCTCATTCGATTTTACAATGAACGAGAAGATGTTCAGAGATTG ACCTGGTTGTGCCAGACTTTATTGAAACACAGAGAGAAGAGTATCAGCCTATTGAAGCTACAGCATCAGACCTGGCTCTATCAGACCATGCATATTCTTAGGCTTTGCTGTCG TCTCCTGGAAGCACCCTCTTCCATCCCAATCACAATGCCCCTCCGAATGCTTGAAGTCTTTACGGATGTTACTACCTACACAAAGAATGGAATAGCCCTGGATGATGCAATAAAAACTGTTGCAGCCCTACAGATGTACCTGGTGCAAAATG GTTATTACAAGAATCTAAGGCGTTTTATCAATGAGAGACTGCCTCCTGGAATCGATGTATCTCATCCACCGCCAATAGCTCAAACCAGTCTTGACCTAACCTTAAGACCtctcaaggtcacaggtcaatATCCAGCCTAcaagggtcaaag AAATATAGCTTTGTGTTCCTTATGCCAAGAATTACTATGTCGTCAGTCTACTGATCAAATCAGCGAGTTCCTTATCCCTGCCTTGGCCCAGAGAGAGGGTGGTATACCGCCTGAACAGCTCCTTGAAGCCCTCTTACCATCACTGACCAATAATACTGATGAACACAATGCACAGTTAGGGGTGGAGCCATCGCCTTGGTTACTCTATGCTGTTATGACCATAGTAGGACCTTATGTCG ATCAGTTCCCTTCGGACCTTGTGATCCGATATCTACTTCTTCTGAAGATTCTCTTACCAACGTTACCGAGCGCTGAGAGGCTTCATCATATGCTTGCTGCTGATGAAGATTCTGATATGGAGGAGGATGATGTGAGGGATGTCGTAGAG tttggaAGTGCTTCTACCATCTCGGAGATACGCGAGCAGTGTGTAAGACAGGTCAACTCTCAAGCTCATGTCCAATGTCTGATTGCAACAACTACGCAGGGCAATGTACCAGCCTTGACAGCTCTTTGTACTTTATGCCATTCGTTAATGGTGGATCATAAACTTCATGTACCAAGAACAAG GTTGCTGTACTCTCTTGCAATAAACAAGTCATTTTTGAGACATCTCTGGATTACATTGAGGAATGTATCATCTGTGTCAGTAACAGG GTCACGTATCCCATTGCTACAAACGATATCTAGAGGGATTGATCTTCCATCGACTGACATCAATCGTATCATCCCACTTCTATCCGTCTTCTGCTCTCTGTTTGGTCATCTCCTGATGTCTCTCCATGACTCAGAGTTCTATGGTGATGATGCAG ATACGAATCGGAACAGTCTGATGCCCTTCTCACGTGACGAGCTGGTCCAAATGAGCATGGCTCTACGAAACACCTGCCTGGGAATGGTAGAGCTGGCCTACCCCGAGACTACCCCATCGGTCACTTCTGACTACTCCCTAGCCATGGCCAGTATAGGGGTCAGACAAAGGGTTGACCCTAAGAAAGCAGAAAAGGTCATGGCAACATGGCTTCATGTCTTTAAG GTAACAACTCAACTAATAAAGCAGCTCCACTCTCGTGACATCAGACGCTCTTTCTGCCCACTCAACCATTGGCTCGCTCCAAATGTACATGTCTTAACTGAAAGG TCACGAGGGGTCAGGGGTCATGGAGGAAGGATGTACCGGCCAAGGAGACTGCAGCTGTTGGCCCAGCCCAACCCAGAGGATGAAGAAGGTCCTCCACCGTCCACCCACATGGCTAGACGACTTGTCATCCTGGCCGAGATGCCCTTTGTGATACCCTTTGAAGAAAGAGTTCAG GTATTTCGAGACTGGGTATTGGCCGATAAGCAGGATTCTCAGGGGGAGTTTGCTGGTTTTTTACCGGGTAAGGccatcgacatcatcatcagGAGAAACTACATCTATGAAGATGCCTATGATAGGCTTAGACCAGAGAATG AACCTGATTTTCGGAAAAAGCTCCGGGTGACCTTGAAGAACGCCCAGGGGTTGGACGAGGCTGGAATCGACGGGGGCGGTGTCACCCGGGAATTCTTGACTCAGCTTATGATGACAGCGTTTGATCCGAACAGAGGGTTCTTCAAGACGACGACAGACGAACTGCTCTATCCAAGCCCGCAATCACCAATGCTCATGGAAGACTTCACCAAGCATTACTATTTTATTGGAAGGGTACTAGGAAAG GTGCTGTATGAGAACCTGTTGGTGGAGATCCCCTTTGCTAGTTTCTTTCTCTCTAAGATTCTAAGCAGACATACTAATGTTGACATCCATCATTTAGCTTCACTTGATCCTGTTATGTACAA GAATCTGCTGTTTCTAAAAGATTACAGGGGAGATGTGTGTGACCTTGGATTGACCTTCACCGTTATGGATAATGACTTTGGCGAGGCTCAG gtccatgatctAAAGCCTGGCGGATCTGAGATCCCTGTCACAGCATCTAACAGGATAGAATACATACATCTGATGGCAGACTTCAGGCTCAACAAACAG ATCCGGCCCCAAATCCTTGCCTTCCGTCAAGGTCTGTCGGATGTCATCGACCTCGAGTGGCTACGCATGTTCAACCACCAAGAACTCCAAGTCCTCATCTCTGGTGCCTCGATGCCCGTCGACGTCGACGACCTCCGCCAGCACACCAACTATTCCGGGGGTTACAAGGATGACAGCCCTGTCATCAAAAACTTCTGGCGAGTGGTGGAAGGTTTCACCAACCCTCAACGGAGACATCTGCTTAAGTTTGTGACGAGTTGTTCAAGGCCACCTCTCCTTGGTTTCAAG GAACTGTATCCAGCTTTCTGTATCCATCATGGCGGCAGTGAGCTAGACAGGCTACCCACAGCGAGCACCTGTATGAACCTTCTCAAGCTACCAGAGTTCGGCAATGAGGAGACTCTAAGAGAAAAACTGCTCTATGCCATTGAATCAGGAGCTGGCTTTGAGCTGAGTTGA